Proteins found in one Melioribacteraceae bacterium 4301-Me genomic segment:
- a CDS encoding ArnT family glycosyltransferase — translation MIEQVKEKNYKTNLALFILLLSAVLIRIYFFVGLIFSDDSYYNQLSYLLLKGEYFDNFIGYPIFLLRKVQTLLVTFSMFVFGTNQLATILPSFFFSIFNLILLYHLAFLFTQSRQVALIAVFLLAFFPVDVIFATINFSDLSCAFFITLGIYFLYKSYLRNSSLLAILSGSLFFVSLLIKENFYYVFVLLIVLVIYLFLKKRLLQKQILISLVVFLIGIILEGLFYLFSTGNFFYRFDVIKANYSYCYYDFFPYTLLGGHFSNSDFFAALFKQIFFLNVKYLFLRRFYLLLPFIALIQSIVLIKKQRKINSNDSLSNKLLIFWFLGLVILMLGFTTSFTDYKPLDLRRSWYIFIIISPMIILVAMFMKNIRIKIRYGFFLIYFLFSLVMDYEFHNFFDTKNKAQLKNFIKNNSSSTFYSDHHTKYGIDLIDEYKHIEKHHIISGEDFIWSKVKLDGFVIYNKDEINELKLQGHKYPSFEVLNSNMFDKEKTFGKYVIYKRIK, via the coding sequence TTGATCGAACAAGTTAAAGAGAAAAATTATAAAACTAATCTTGCATTATTTATTCTTCTATTATCAGCAGTTCTTATACGAATTTATTTTTTTGTAGGACTCATTTTTTCGGATGACTCATATTACAATCAGCTTTCATATCTGCTACTCAAGGGTGAGTATTTTGATAACTTTATTGGTTACCCAATCTTTCTGCTGAGAAAAGTTCAGACTTTACTCGTCACATTCTCAATGTTTGTTTTTGGAACAAACCAGCTTGCTACTATACTACCATCATTCTTTTTCTCAATTTTTAATTTGATTCTTCTTTACCATCTCGCTTTTTTGTTTACACAAAGTCGACAAGTTGCTTTGATTGCAGTATTTCTACTGGCTTTTTTCCCTGTAGATGTAATTTTTGCAACGATTAATTTTTCCGATCTCTCCTGTGCATTTTTTATTACTCTTGGCATTTATTTTTTATATAAGTCTTATTTAAGAAATTCTTCTTTACTTGCAATTCTATCTGGTAGTCTATTCTTTGTTTCTTTATTAATTAAAGAAAATTTTTATTACGTCTTTGTGCTTTTAATTGTATTAGTGATTTATTTATTTCTAAAAAAGCGCCTGCTTCAAAAGCAAATTTTAATTTCACTTGTTGTTTTCTTGATAGGAATAATTTTGGAGGGACTATTCTATTTATTTAGCACAGGTAATTTCTTTTATAGATTCGATGTTATAAAAGCAAATTACTCTTATTGTTATTACGATTTTTTCCCATATACCTTGTTAGGTGGTCATTTTTCTAACTCAGATTTTTTTGCTGCTCTTTTTAAGCAGATTTTTTTTCTTAACGTTAAATATTTGTTTCTAAGAAGATTTTACCTATTGCTACCTTTTATTGCATTAATCCAAAGTATAGTTTTGATTAAAAAGCAAAGAAAGATTAACAGTAATGATTCACTTTCAAATAAGCTTTTGATTTTTTGGTTTTTGGGACTTGTGATATTAATGCTTGGGTTCACAACTTCATTTACAGATTATAAGCCGTTGGATCTAAGAAGAAGTTGGTACATATTTATTATTATTTCTCCCATGATTATTCTCGTAGCTATGTTTATGAAAAATATTAGAATCAAAATTAGATATGGATTTTTCTTAATTTACTTTTTGTTCTCTTTAGTAATGGATTATGAATTTCATAACTTTTTTGATACCAAAAACAAAGCACAGCTTAAAAATTTTATAAAGAACAACAGTAGCTCCACTTTTTATTCAGATCACCACACTAAATACGGCATAGATTTGATTGACGAATACAAGCATATTGAAAAGCATCACATTATTTCAGGAGAAGACTTTATTTGGTCGAAAGTTAAACTGGATGGTTTTGTTATCTACAACAAGGATGAAATCAACGAACTAAAACTACAGGGTCATAAATATCCATCCTTTGAAGTGCTTAATTCGAATATGTTTGATAAGGAAAAAACTTTTGGGAAATATGTTATTTACAAGCGTATTAAATAA
- a CDS encoding GNAT family N-acetyltransferase, with the protein MEIIPYTEEWKEKWDQFVIESNNGTMFHLQKFLDYHTPGKFTFHHLIFLDKGEIVAVLPGSLSVDGLFESPIGASYGSIVTRDIKFSKAMEIVETLLNFGRENNIKEFLLTPAPLIYETYPNQSLDFAMLWCGFSYKLHYISSAIKLDKERDILQRFSPTVRRNIRKTFRDFKLHVEINEKYNEFYPILLENKARHNVKPTHTYEDLLRLKELLPDRLKLFMVYYNNKPIGGSLMFFPNKKVALCFYNMLLYDYAEFKPIQRVMYEVVKYCTDEGFSYVDIGVSQDTKAENPMTPSMSLIEFKEKFDAKTIMRNTFYIKL; encoded by the coding sequence ATGGAAATTATACCTTACACAGAAGAATGGAAAGAGAAGTGGGACCAGTTTGTAATTGAGTCTAATAACGGTACAATGTTTCATCTACAAAAGTTTTTAGATTATCATACACCTGGCAAATTTACTTTTCATCATCTAATTTTTTTAGATAAAGGGGAAATTGTTGCAGTGTTGCCAGGTTCATTGTCAGTTGATGGTTTATTTGAATCACCAATAGGGGCAAGTTATGGTTCTATTGTTACTCGTGATATAAAATTTTCTAAAGCAATGGAAATAGTTGAGACACTATTAAACTTTGGAAGAGAAAATAACATTAAAGAGTTCTTACTTACGCCTGCTCCTTTAATTTATGAAACTTATCCTAACCAAAGTCTTGATTTTGCAATGTTGTGGTGCGGATTTAGTTATAAGCTGCATTATATTTCCAGTGCTATAAAACTCGATAAAGAAAGAGATATACTGCAGAGGTTTTCACCTACGGTTAGAAGAAATATTAGAAAAACGTTCAGAGATTTTAAGCTGCATGTGGAAATAAACGAGAAGTACAATGAATTTTATCCTATTCTGTTGGAAAACAAAGCTCGTCATAATGTAAAACCTACACATACATATGAAGACTTGTTAAGATTAAAAGAGCTGTTGCCTGACAGACTAAAGTTGTTTATGGTTTATTACAATAATAAACCAATTGGAGGTTCATTAATGTTTTTCCCTAATAAAAAAGTAGCTTTATGTTTTTACAATATGTTATTATACGACTATGCGGAGTTTAAACCTATTCAACGCGTGATGTATGAAGTTGTAAAATATTGTACTGACGAGGGATTCTCTTATGTTGATATTGGTGTGTCACAAGATACAAAAGCTGAAAACCCAATGACACCAAGTATGAGTCTTATAGAGTTTAAAGAAAAATTCGATGCTAAAACAATTATGAGAAATACTTTTTACATAAAGCTTTAA